The Chanodichthys erythropterus isolate Z2021 chromosome 14, ASM2448905v1, whole genome shotgun sequence genome window below encodes:
- the si:dkey-10c21.1 gene encoding uncharacterized protein si:dkey-10c21.1 isoform X2 → MEKVILKSKPKLINWLKADSLILQHVQASELITASEYDELNSMTVSRDMVIKLLDFILGKGENVCRDFLILLKDDEVNEFSPELRKWIETVDTSETANTAAHSGIQVTSQKPDRDCERRENGSRSIQDYQKFLKNNTSRLVQKVKNIDPIIDDLDLHDESIANVRANPTRQKKMRDLLDCVNCESIAKALVDALLKHEESLMKELLY, encoded by the exons ATGGAGAAAGTCATTTTGAAAAGCAAACCTAAACTCATCAATTGGCTTAAAGCGGATTCATTGATTTTGCAACATGTTCAAGCAAGCGAACTTATAACAGCGTCGGAGTACGATGAACTGAACTCTATGACAGTTTCCAGGGATATGGTTATTAAACTTTTGGACTTCATCCTTGGGAAGGGTGAAAATGTGTGTCGAGATTTTCTGATTTTGCTGAAAGATGATGAAGTGAATGAATTTTCTCCTGAACTCAGAAAATGGATTGAAACCGTGGATACTTCAG agaCAGCAAACACAGCTGCACATTCAGGCATCCAAGTAACAA gCCAAAAACCTGATAGAGACTGTGAAAGAAGAGAAAATGGTAGCAGGTCAATACAAG ATTATCAAAAGTTTCTAAAAAACAATACCAGTCGGTTGGTTCAAAAAGTGAAGAACATTGATCCAATTATTGATGATCTTGACTTGCACGATGAATCAATTGCAAATGTGAGAGCGAATCCAACACGCCAGAAGAAGATGAGGGATCTGCTTGACTGTGTGAACTGTGAAAGCATAGCTAAGGCCCTGGTCGATGCTTTGTTAAAGCATGAAGAATCTCTGATGAAGGAACTGCTATACTAA
- the si:dkey-10c21.1 gene encoding uncharacterized protein si:dkey-10c21.1 isoform X1, whose translation MEKVILKSKPKLINWLKADSLILQHVQASELITASEYDELNSMTVSRDMVIKLLDFILGKGENVCRDFLILLKDDEVNEFSPELRKWIETVDTSETANTAAHSGIQVTSKIYASGGSNVYSPNITGATLGSIEMNMTIAPSGKSNCQKPDRDCERRENGSRSIQDYQKFLKNNTSRLVQKVKNIDPIIDDLDLHDESIANVRANPTRQKKMRDLLDCVNCESIAKALVDALLKHEESLMKELLY comes from the exons ATGGAGAAAGTCATTTTGAAAAGCAAACCTAAACTCATCAATTGGCTTAAAGCGGATTCATTGATTTTGCAACATGTTCAAGCAAGCGAACTTATAACAGCGTCGGAGTACGATGAACTGAACTCTATGACAGTTTCCAGGGATATGGTTATTAAACTTTTGGACTTCATCCTTGGGAAGGGTGAAAATGTGTGTCGAGATTTTCTGATTTTGCTGAAAGATGATGAAGTGAATGAATTTTCTCCTGAACTCAGAAAATGGATTGAAACCGTGGATACTTCAG agaCAGCAAACACAGCTGCACATTCAGGCATCCAAGTAACAA GCAAAATCTATGCATCTGGTGGCAGCAATGTGTATTCGCCTAACATAACTGGTGCAACTCTAGGCTCCATTGAAATGAATATGACTATTGCACCCTCTGGCAAATCAAATt gCCAAAAACCTGATAGAGACTGTGAAAGAAGAGAAAATGGTAGCAGGTCAATACAAG ATTATCAAAAGTTTCTAAAAAACAATACCAGTCGGTTGGTTCAAAAAGTGAAGAACATTGATCCAATTATTGATGATCTTGACTTGCACGATGAATCAATTGCAAATGTGAGAGCGAATCCAACACGCCAGAAGAAGATGAGGGATCTGCTTGACTGTGTGAACTGTGAAAGCATAGCTAAGGCCCTGGTCGATGCTTTGTTAAAGCATGAAGAATCTCTGATGAAGGAACTGCTATACTAA